A region from the uncultured Macellibacteroides sp. genome encodes:
- a CDS encoding TonB-dependent receptor, producing MRIGYISCVLALCISADAYALYPDSLKVSLPEVVVTNNYMSGRNRTETVPVEVIGQEFLREFHSGSLMQTLGKLPGIQSMDIGSGFSKPVIRGMGFNRVAVTENGIRQEGQQWGADHGLEIDAFNVERVEVRKGPASLQYGSDAMGGVLEIKQLPPPLDNQLFGEVNLLSKTNNNLWGGSVMLGIKKNAWYIQTRFTEQHFGDYRVPTDSIVYLTQRIPIYNRRMKNTAGMERDASASVSYRKSAYQGQLFLSNAYQKVGFFPGAHGIPDATRVQDDGNSRNIDLPYSKVNHLKTQFRQQLNLGKNLVEWNIGYQNNHREERSLFHTHYGTQQPPAINPDLELQFDLHTFSSAMKWTFLQQDNWKHTGGIDLQYQKNGIGGYGFLLPRYQRETAGAYYMASFTPAGPFSFSGGFRFDYGHISISPFEDTYLESYLQQNGYNQETVEFYKQRSFETDRSFTNYAGSIGVVYTPSERHIAKVNIGRSFRLPGANELASNGVHHGTFRHEQGDATLNSEQGWQLDMGYTFHGNSVRLEVSPFISWFTNYIYLQPTGVWSILPHAGQIYKYSGVEALFTGGEISGEVDILREVTLAVSGEYVYTYNLDANTALSFSPPVSLRSTLSYHPGQMRFYLENECIAAQNRISRNEDPTPGAQLFHAGASFSIPWMKNKLEVTISANNLFDTRYYNHLSFYRKIDIPEPGRNFQLLIKIPFKTLLK from the coding sequence ATGCGTATCGGATATATTTCGTGCGTGTTAGCGTTATGCATTTCTGCAGACGCCTATGCGCTGTATCCCGATTCACTCAAGGTAAGTCTGCCGGAAGTGGTGGTGACTAATAATTACATGTCTGGTCGTAACCGAACAGAGACTGTGCCTGTAGAAGTGATAGGGCAAGAGTTCCTGCGCGAATTTCATTCGGGCAGCCTGATGCAAACATTGGGCAAGCTTCCCGGAATTCAATCAATGGATATAGGTTCGGGTTTTTCCAAGCCAGTAATCAGAGGTATGGGTTTCAATAGGGTGGCGGTAACAGAGAATGGAATCCGGCAGGAGGGGCAACAATGGGGTGCCGATCATGGGTTGGAAATAGACGCATTCAATGTTGAACGAGTGGAAGTTCGGAAAGGTCCTGCATCACTCCAATATGGAAGCGATGCTATGGGAGGGGTACTTGAAATAAAACAACTACCTCCGCCTTTAGACAATCAATTGTTTGGAGAGGTCAATCTGTTAAGTAAAACCAACAATAATTTGTGGGGAGGATCTGTTATGCTAGGTATTAAAAAGAATGCATGGTATATACAGACTCGTTTTACCGAACAACATTTCGGTGATTATCGTGTACCCACCGATTCCATTGTTTATCTTACTCAGCGAATTCCTATCTATAACAGACGGATGAAGAATACAGCAGGGATGGAAAGAGATGCCTCGGCATCTGTATCTTATCGTAAATCGGCCTATCAAGGTCAGCTGTTTCTAAGTAACGCCTATCAAAAAGTAGGATTCTTTCCTGGTGCACATGGCATTCCGGATGCAACCAGAGTGCAGGATGATGGAAACTCTCGTAACATTGATTTGCCTTATAGCAAGGTTAATCACTTAAAAACCCAATTCCGACAACAGCTTAATCTTGGTAAAAACCTTGTTGAGTGGAATATAGGTTACCAGAATAATCACAGGGAAGAACGGAGTCTTTTCCATACACATTACGGTACGCAACAACCTCCGGCAATAAATCCGGATCTGGAGTTGCAATTTGATTTGCATACATTTAGTTCTGCTATGAAATGGACTTTTCTGCAGCAAGACAATTGGAAGCATACCGGAGGCATTGATTTACAGTATCAGAAGAATGGAATAGGGGGGTACGGCTTTTTATTACCACGTTATCAGCGTGAAACTGCCGGAGCCTATTACATGGCCTCTTTCACCCCGGCAGGTCCGTTTTCATTTAGCGGAGGTTTTCGCTTTGATTACGGGCATATAAGTATATCTCCATTTGAGGATACTTATTTGGAAAGCTACCTGCAGCAAAATGGGTACAACCAGGAAACCGTTGAGTTTTATAAGCAACGAAGCTTTGAAACTGATCGTTCCTTTACCAATTATGCCGGTTCGATTGGAGTTGTATACACTCCATCGGAAAGGCATATTGCAAAAGTGAATATTGGACGAAGCTTCCGACTGCCCGGTGCTAATGAACTTGCATCCAATGGGGTTCATCATGGCACATTCCGGCACGAACAAGGCGATGCTACATTGAATTCGGAACAAGGCTGGCAGTTGGATATGGGGTATACGTTCCATGGTAATTCTGTCCGGTTGGAGGTTTCTCCTTTTATAAGTTGGTTTACCAACTATATTTATCTCCAACCTACAGGTGTGTGGTCTATTTTACCTCATGCAGGTCAGATTTATAAGTATTCGGGGGTGGAAGCCCTATTTACAGGTGGCGAAATATCGGGTGAAGTTGATATCCTTCGCGAAGTAACCCTTGCTGTTTCTGGCGAATATGTCTACACTTATAATCTGGATGCCAATACAGCTTTAAGTTTTTCGCCTCCCGTATCGTTACGTAGTACGTTATCGTACCATCCCGGACAGATGCGGTTTTATTTGGAAAACGAGTGTATTGCAGCGCAAAATCGTATTTCAAGAAATGAAGATCCAACTCCGGGGGCACAGCTATTCCATGCCGGAGCAAGCTTTTCTATTCCTTGGATGAAAAATAAGTTGGAGGTTACTATCTCCGCTAATAACTTGTTTGACACCAGGTATTATAATCATTTAAGTTTTTACAGAAAAATTGACATCCCCGAACCGGGACGAAATTTTCAGCTTTTAATTAAAATCCCTTTTAAAACTCTATTAAAATGA
- a CDS encoding PhoH family protein: MGAKKNFVLDTNVILHDYKCIENFQENDIYLPIVVLEELDKFKKGSDQINFNAREFVRELDLLTSNDLFLKGASLGPGKGTLYIVTGDKYQEKIALSFPEHTADHRILSSTLFIAEKNPKMHTILVTKDVNLRMKGRSLGIEVEDYITDKVINVDIFERAQEVYENIDPDLIDKIYGSPEGITADFLDFNVKLDPNDCFVLRSVRNSVLARYNPYTDKIKKVDKTPSYGITPRNAEQSFALEVLNDPNIKLVALTGKAGTGKTLLALASALKQADLFNQILLARPIVALGNKDLGFLPGDEKQKIAPYMQPLFDNLNVIKAQLPPGSADIRRIDELQKNNQLVIEALAFIRGRSLSETFCIIDEAQNLTPHEVKTIITRAGEGTRMVFTGDIQQIDSPYLDAQSNGLAYMVDKMKGQELFAHINLIKGERSELSELASNLL; this comes from the coding sequence ATGGGAGCAAAGAAGAATTTTGTGCTTGATACCAACGTTATCCTGCACGATTATAAGTGTATTGAGAACTTTCAGGAAAATGATATTTATCTGCCCATTGTAGTACTTGAAGAGCTTGATAAATTTAAGAAAGGAAGCGATCAGATTAATTTTAATGCCCGCGAGTTTGTGCGTGAACTGGATTTGCTTACTAGTAACGACCTTTTTCTTAAAGGAGCATCTCTTGGTCCGGGCAAAGGAACCCTGTACATTGTGACAGGAGATAAATACCAAGAGAAAATAGCCTTGTCGTTTCCCGAACATACTGCCGATCACCGAATTTTGTCCAGCACCCTGTTCATCGCAGAAAAAAATCCGAAAATGCATACGATTCTTGTTACTAAAGATGTCAATCTACGCATGAAAGGACGCTCATTGGGAATTGAGGTGGAAGATTATATAACAGATAAAGTGATTAATGTCGATATTTTTGAACGGGCCCAGGAGGTATATGAAAATATTGACCCGGATTTAATAGATAAAATATATGGTTCGCCAGAAGGTATAACTGCCGATTTTCTCGACTTTAATGTAAAATTGGATCCAAACGACTGCTTTGTATTGAGAAGTGTACGCAATTCTGTATTAGCTCGTTATAACCCATATACAGATAAAATAAAAAAGGTTGACAAAACGCCGAGTTATGGCATTACTCCCCGTAACGCAGAACAGAGTTTTGCGCTTGAAGTACTAAATGACCCAAACATAAAATTGGTTGCTCTTACAGGAAAAGCAGGTACCGGAAAAACGCTCCTTGCTTTGGCCTCGGCTCTTAAACAAGCAGACTTATTTAATCAGATATTGCTTGCCAGACCTATTGTGGCACTTGGAAATAAAGACCTGGGGTTTCTTCCCGGAGACGAAAAACAGAAAATAGCGCCATACATGCAACCTTTATTTGACAATCTGAACGTTATTAAAGCTCAATTACCTCCGGGAAGTGCTGATATTCGGCGAATTGATGAATTACAAAAAAACAATCAGTTGGTAATAGAAGCGTTGGCTTTTATCCGGGGGAGAAGCTTATCAGAAACTTTCTGCATTATAGATGAAGCACAAAACCTCACTCCACACGAGGTAAAGACTATTATAACGCGTGCGGGAGAAGGGACAAGAATGGTATTTACAGGTGATATTCAACAAATAGACTCACCCTATCTTGATGCTCAGAGCAACGGACTTGCCTACATGGTAGATAAAATGAAAGGACAGGAGTTGTTTGCTCACATCAATCTGATAAAGGGTGAACGAAGCGAATTATCTGAATTGGCATCAAATTTATTATAA
- a CDS encoding folylpolyglutamate synthase/dihydrofolate synthase family protein: MTYEETLHYLYTRVPVFQHSGASAYKPGLGTSIALDAYFNYPHSTYKTIHVAGTNGKGSTSHLLAATLQQSGYRVGLYTSPHLVDFRERIRVNGEMISEQYVVDFVDQHRNYFETLEPSFFELTMSMAFDYFRAMTVDVAVIEVGLGGRLDSTNIISPDLCVITNISMDHVQFLGDTLEKIASEKAGIIKQGIPVVIGEAGKESVKEVFVSKVTAVNAPIFFAEQSDVILSATYINSGQWVFESHDFGELNGELGGVVQEKNAKTVLLSIRKLIELGYKITPEAVKEAFANVVELTGLMGRWQVMQENPKIICDTGHNTGGWEYLSRQLVQTPCDTLHIIIGMVNDKDINGVLKLLPQNATYYFTKASVDRALPSEEFASMASQYGLKGNIYPTVDSAILAAKTNSGKDDLIFIGGSTFVVADAMISLKTKRHL, translated from the coding sequence ATGACTTACGAAGAAACTCTACACTATCTTTATACACGTGTACCTGTTTTTCAGCATAGCGGAGCATCCGCATATAAACCAGGTCTGGGTACCAGCATAGCGTTAGATGCCTATTTTAACTACCCTCATTCTACCTACAAGACTATACATGTTGCAGGTACGAATGGCAAGGGCTCGACTTCTCACCTGTTGGCGGCAACACTGCAGCAATCGGGATATAGAGTTGGATTATATACTTCACCTCATTTGGTTGATTTCCGTGAACGTATTCGTGTAAACGGAGAAATGATTTCCGAGCAGTACGTTGTTGATTTTGTTGATCAGCACAGAAATTATTTTGAAACTCTAGAACCTTCATTTTTTGAGCTGACGATGAGCATGGCTTTCGATTATTTTCGAGCGATGACTGTGGATGTGGCCGTAATTGAAGTTGGACTGGGTGGACGACTTGACAGTACAAACATTATTTCTCCGGATCTTTGCGTTATAACCAACATAAGCATGGACCATGTTCAATTCCTAGGAGATACCTTGGAAAAGATAGCTTCAGAGAAAGCGGGTATAATTAAACAGGGCATTCCAGTTGTAATTGGTGAAGCAGGTAAAGAAAGCGTTAAAGAAGTATTTGTTTCGAAAGTAACAGCCGTAAATGCGCCTATTTTCTTTGCAGAACAGTCGGACGTAATACTTTCGGCCACTTATATTAATTCGGGGCAATGGGTGTTTGAAAGCCACGATTTTGGTGAACTTAATGGAGAATTAGGCGGTGTGGTGCAGGAAAAAAATGCAAAAACAGTTCTTTTATCCATTCGTAAATTAATAGAACTCGGTTATAAAATTACACCAGAAGCTGTAAAAGAAGCATTTGCAAATGTAGTAGAGCTTACAGGATTAATGGGGAGGTGGCAGGTTATGCAAGAAAATCCCAAAATAATCTGCGACACGGGTCATAATACAGGTGGATGGGAATATCTTTCCCGACAACTTGTGCAAACTCCCTGCGATACGCTGCATATTATTATTGGTATGGTAAACGACAAAGATATTAACGGCGTTTTAAAATTACTACCTCAAAATGCTACTTACTATTTCACGAAGGCATCGGTAGATAGGGCATTACCATCCGAAGAATTTGCTTCTATGGCCAGTCAGTACGGATTAAAAGGAAATATATATCCTACTGTTGATAGTGCAATACTTGCAGCAAAAACAAATTCAGGCAAAGATGATCTTATTTTTATCGGCGGCAGCACTTTTGTAGTGGCTGATGCTATGATCTCTTTGAAAACAAAAAGACATTTATAA
- a CDS encoding MFS transporter has protein sequence MTEKIQKKLSDSKGARWAALSVVAFTMLCGYFLTDVMSPLKPMLESELLWSSTDYGFFTSAYGWFNVFLFMLIFGGIILDKMGVRFTGFNACLLMLVGCGIKYYAISEYFHMDGQLILGWKAQVAVAAFGYAIFGVGVEIAGITVSKIIVKWFKGKELALAMGLEMATARIGTMLAMSVSVPFAKYFGSVSAPILLCFIMLCIGLIAFIVYIFMDRKLDASLSESDKEAEEPFRMKDILLIITNKGFWLIALLCVLFYSAVFPFLKYATDLMVNKYAVDPELAGIIPSLLPLGTLFLTPFFGNLYDRKGKGATIMVIGACMLIGVHLLFALPLLNEWWFATIIMIILGVAFSLVPSAMWPSVPKIIPEKQLGTAYSLIFWVQNWGLMGVPALIGWVLDRYCKLEGDGPAYNYTIPMIIFTGFGVLALIVALMLKAEDKKKGYGLEKPNMK, from the coding sequence ATGACTGAAAAAATTCAAAAAAAATTGAGCGATTCGAAAGGTGCTCGCTGGGCAGCACTCAGCGTGGTTGCTTTTACCATGCTGTGCGGTTATTTTCTAACCGACGTAATGTCTCCTCTAAAACCGATGCTCGAATCAGAATTACTTTGGAGTAGCACCGATTACGGGTTTTTCACCAGTGCTTATGGCTGGTTTAACGTATTCCTGTTTATGCTTATTTTCGGAGGTATAATTCTTGATAAGATGGGCGTTCGCTTTACCGGATTTAACGCCTGCTTGCTGATGCTTGTAGGGTGCGGTATTAAATATTACGCCATTTCGGAATACTTCCACATGGACGGACAACTCATTCTTGGATGGAAGGCACAGGTAGCAGTAGCCGCTTTTGGTTATGCCATTTTTGGTGTTGGTGTTGAAATTGCAGGTATTACCGTTTCAAAGATTATTGTTAAATGGTTTAAAGGAAAAGAACTTGCCTTAGCGATGGGTCTTGAGATGGCAACCGCACGTATCGGAACGATGCTGGCCATGTCTGTTTCTGTTCCTTTTGCTAAATATTTTGGCAGTGTTTCTGCTCCTATCCTACTTTGCTTCATAATGCTTTGCATAGGATTAATCGCCTTTATCGTTTATATCTTTATGGATAGAAAACTGGATGCTTCTCTTTCTGAATCAGATAAGGAAGCTGAAGAACCATTCCGAATGAAGGACATTCTTCTAATTATCACAAACAAAGGTTTTTGGTTGATTGCCCTGTTGTGTGTACTTTTCTATTCGGCCGTGTTCCCATTTTTAAAATATGCGACCGACTTAATGGTAAATAAATATGCGGTCGACCCGGAATTAGCTGGTATTATTCCGAGTTTACTTCCTTTGGGAACCTTATTCCTCACGCCGTTCTTTGGTAACTTATACGACCGTAAAGGTAAAGGTGCTACCATTATGGTTATCGGAGCTTGTATGTTAATTGGAGTTCATTTATTGTTTGCGCTTCCGTTGTTAAATGAATGGTGGTTTGCTACGATAATCATGATTATTTTAGGTGTTGCTTTCTCTTTGGTTCCTTCGGCCATGTGGCCTTCAGTTCCCAAAATTATTCCTGAAAAGCAATTAGGGACAGCTTATTCTTTAATCTTTTGGGTACAGAACTGGGGTTTAATGGGTGTGCCTGCGCTTATTGGATGGGTATTGGACCGTTATTGCAAGCTTGAAGGAGACGGACCTGCATACAATTATACTATTCCTATGATTATTTTCACAGGATTTGGAGTACTTGCGCTAATTGTAGCCTTGATGCTTAAGGCAGAAGATAAAAAGAAAGGATATGGTCTTGAAAAACCAAATATGAAATAA
- a CDS encoding magnesium transporter CorA family protein, with amino-acid sequence MRTFLYCEAGFVETDRWLPNCWVNVECPTQDDINYLTNELLVPESFLSDIEDTDERPRIEYEGKWLLTILRIPVQSNEQGIPFTTVPIGMITNGEIIISVCYYKSELIADFIRYSRRKELMVRNKFDLILRIIHSSAVWFLKYLKQVNNEVRMAEKELEKSIRNEDLLRLMRLEKSMVYFNTSIRGNEVMLTKLQSIFQGPDYVDKELLEDVETELRQAHITVNIYSDILTGTMNAFASIITNNVNTIMKRMTSISIILMVPTLIASFYGMNVRSHVEDLPYGFYYIVILSVLISAAAFVIFRKIRWF; translated from the coding sequence ATGAGAACATTTCTTTATTGTGAAGCAGGGTTTGTGGAAACAGATCGATGGCTTCCTAATTGCTGGGTTAATGTTGAGTGTCCTACACAGGACGATATCAATTACCTTACAAACGAATTACTGGTACCAGAATCATTTCTATCCGATATAGAAGATACCGACGAACGACCTCGTATTGAATACGAAGGCAAATGGTTACTTACCATTTTACGTATCCCAGTGCAAAGTAACGAACAAGGAATTCCTTTTACAACAGTTCCCATCGGTATGATTACCAATGGCGAAATAATTATCTCTGTTTGTTACTACAAAAGCGAATTAATTGCGGACTTTATACGTTACTCCCGCCGCAAGGAGCTTATGGTACGAAATAAGTTCGATCTTATCCTTCGTATAATTCATTCGTCTGCCGTATGGTTCCTTAAGTACCTTAAACAGGTTAATAATGAAGTTCGAATGGCCGAAAAAGAATTGGAAAAAAGTATCCGTAACGAAGATCTGCTTCGGTTAATGAGACTTGAAAAAAGTATGGTGTACTTCAATACATCCATACGTGGTAATGAAGTGATGCTTACCAAACTGCAAAGTATTTTTCAGGGTCCCGATTATGTTGATAAAGAGTTGCTGGAAGATGTGGAAACGGAATTAAGGCAGGCTCACATTACCGTAAACATATACAGTGATATCCTTACAGGAACGATGAATGCATTTGCTTCTATTATAACGAACAATGTGAACACCATCATGAAGCGTATGACATCAATTTCGATCATTCTGATGGTACCAACTTTGATAGCTAGTTTTTATGGGATGAACGTAAGGAGCCATGTAGAGGATTTACCGTATGGATTCTATTATATCGTTATTCTCTCTGTATTAATATCTGCTGCTGCGTTTGTTATTTTTAGAAAAATTCGTTGGTTCTAA
- the proS gene encoding proline--tRNA ligase — protein sequence MAKELKELTPRSVSYSQWYQDLVIKAELAENSAVRGCMVIRPYGYAIWEKIQRILDDKFKETGHSNAYFPLLIPKSFLSKEAEHVEGFAKECAVVTHYRLKTNHDGTGVVVDPEAKLEEELIIRPTSETIIWNTYRNWIQSYRDLPLLINQWANVMRWEMRTRLFLRTAEFLWQEGHTAHATKDEAEAEARLMLEVYAEFAEKYMAMPVVKGVKSASERFAGALDTYTIEGLMQDGKALQSGTSHFLGQNFAKAFDVKFIDKTGKSEYVWATSWGVSTRLMGALIMAHSDDNGLVLPPMLAPIQVVIVPIYKNDDQLKLIDEKVAGIVAGLKALGISVKYDNADNKKPGWKFAEYELKGIPVRLAMGGRDLENNTIEVMRRDKLEKETVACDGIEAYVKNLLDDIQNNIYKKAFDYRATHTITVETYDEFKEKIEEGGFILAHWDGTPETEELIKNETKATIRCIPLDGDKTPGVCMVTGKPSAQRVVFARAY from the coding sequence ATGGCAAAAGAGCTTAAAGAACTTACTCCTCGTAGTGTAAGTTACTCCCAATGGTACCAGGACCTGGTAATTAAGGCTGAATTGGCAGAAAACTCTGCCGTACGTGGTTGTATGGTGATAAGACCCTATGGTTATGCCATCTGGGAAAAAATACAACGCATATTAGATGATAAGTTTAAGGAAACAGGTCACTCTAATGCATATTTCCCTTTGCTTATTCCTAAATCATTTCTAAGCAAAGAGGCCGAACATGTGGAAGGCTTTGCAAAAGAATGTGCTGTAGTGACTCATTACCGCCTTAAAACCAATCATGATGGAACAGGGGTAGTGGTGGATCCGGAAGCTAAGCTGGAAGAAGAACTAATTATACGTCCTACTTCAGAGACTATTATTTGGAATACCTATCGTAACTGGATTCAGTCTTATCGCGACCTTCCGCTTCTTATTAACCAGTGGGCGAATGTAATGCGCTGGGAAATGCGTACCCGCTTATTCCTTCGTACTGCTGAATTTTTGTGGCAAGAGGGTCATACTGCACATGCAACAAAAGATGAAGCAGAAGCAGAAGCAAGACTAATGCTTGAAGTTTATGCGGAATTTGCAGAAAAATATATGGCAATGCCTGTAGTTAAGGGTGTTAAATCCGCCAGCGAACGTTTTGCCGGAGCATTGGATACTTATACAATCGAAGGTTTGATGCAAGATGGAAAAGCTTTACAGAGCGGGACATCTCACTTCCTTGGTCAGAATTTCGCCAAAGCTTTTGATGTTAAATTCATCGACAAAACAGGGAAGAGCGAATATGTTTGGGCTACATCATGGGGCGTTTCGACCCGTTTGATGGGTGCTCTTATTATGGCGCATTCGGACGATAATGGCTTAGTGCTTCCTCCAATGTTGGCTCCTATTCAGGTTGTTATAGTTCCTATTTACAAGAACGATGATCAGTTAAAGCTGATCGACGAAAAAGTAGCCGGTATTGTTGCAGGTTTAAAAGCACTTGGTATTTCTGTTAAATACGACAATGCAGATAACAAAAAACCGGGATGGAAATTTGCTGAGTACGAATTAAAGGGTATTCCTGTTCGTTTGGCAATGGGAGGCCGCGACCTCGAAAACAATACCATCGAAGTGATGCGCAGAGATAAACTTGAAAAAGAAACTGTTGCCTGCGACGGTATTGAGGCATATGTTAAGAATCTATTGGATGATATACAGAATAACATCTATAAAAAAGCATTTGATTATCGTGCTACTCACACTATAACAGTTGAGACTTACGATGAATTCAAAGAAAAAATTGAAGAAGGTGGTTTTATTCTTGCCCATTGGGACGGAACGCCCGAAACAGAAGAATTAATCAAGAACGAAACCAAGGCTACGATTCGTTGCATTCCATTGGATGGCGACAAAACTCCGGGTGTTTGTATGGTTACAGGTAAACCATCTGCGCAGAGAGTCGTTTTCGCCCGTGCCTATTAA
- the panB gene encoding 3-methyl-2-oxobutanoate hydroxymethyltransferase, translating into MSVHQSEDNRKVTTHRLIEMKQRGEKISMLTAYDYSMAKVIDEAGMDVILVGDSASNVMAGNITTLPMTLDQMIYHGTSVVKAVKRALVIVDMPFGTYQGDAKVALASAVRIMKETGADCLKLEGGAEIRESLERILSAGIPIMGHLGLTPQSINKFGTYTVRAKEEAEAQKLIEDAHVLQEVGCFSLTLEKIPATLAARVASELTIPVIGIGAGGGVDGQVLVMHDMLGINQGFSPRFLRRYANLNEEITKAVKNYIHDVKISDFPNEKEQY; encoded by the coding sequence ATGTCAGTACATCAATCGGAAGATAACAGAAAAGTGACGACTCATCGTCTTATTGAGATGAAGCAGAGAGGTGAAAAGATTTCCATGTTGACTGCTTATGACTATTCTATGGCTAAAGTTATTGACGAAGCCGGAATGGATGTAATTTTAGTTGGAGATTCTGCCTCTAATGTTATGGCCGGAAATATTACAACACTTCCTATGACACTGGACCAGATGATATACCATGGCACCTCTGTTGTAAAAGCAGTAAAGCGGGCGCTGGTAATTGTGGATATGCCATTTGGTACCTATCAGGGTGATGCAAAGGTGGCTCTTGCATCGGCAGTACGCATAATGAAAGAGACTGGAGCCGACTGTCTCAAACTGGAAGGCGGTGCTGAAATACGCGAATCATTGGAACGGATTCTCTCTGCGGGTATCCCCATTATGGGGCATTTGGGATTAACTCCCCAATCTATCAATAAATTTGGCACTTATACAGTTCGTGCTAAGGAAGAAGCCGAAGCTCAGAAATTAATTGAGGATGCACACGTTTTGCAGGAAGTTGGTTGTTTCTCCTTGACGTTGGAAAAAATACCGGCAACTTTAGCAGCCCGCGTTGCTTCAGAATTAACCATTCCGGTTATTGGTATCGGTGCTGGTGGAGGCGTTGACGGTCAGGTATTGGTAATGCATGATATGTTGGGAATTAACCAAGGTTTTTCTCCAAGATTTTTACGTAGATATGCAAATCTGAACGAAGAAATTACCAAAGCAGTAAAGAACTATATTCACGATGTGAAGATTTCTGATTTTCCTAACGAAAAAGAACAATATTAA
- a CDS encoding phosphoglycerate kinase — protein sequence MQTIEKFNFAGKKAFVRVDFNVPLDENFNITDDNRIRAALPTLKKIIADGGSPIIGSHLGRPKGVTEKYSLKHILAHVSDLLGVNVQFANDCVGEEAITKAAALKPGEVLLLENLRFYAEEEGKPRGLAEDASEEEKKAAKKEVKESQKNFTKTLASLADCYVNDAFGTAHRAHASTALIAAYFDINNKMFGYLMEKEVKAVEKVMSEINRPFTAIMGGSKVSSKIEIIENLLGKVDNLIITGGMTFTFTKALGGKIGSSICEDDKLELALELLDKAKANNVNLVLAVDAKIADKFSNDANTDFVDADVIPDGWQGLDIGPKTEAIYAEVIKNSKTILWNGPTGVFEFEKFESGSRSVGEAIVEATKNGAFSLVGGGDSVACVNKFGLADGVSYVSTGGGALLEAIEGKVLPGIEAIRGF from the coding sequence ATGCAAACAATCGAAAAATTCAATTTTGCCGGTAAAAAGGCATTTGTTCGGGTTGACTTTAATGTACCCCTGGACGAGAATTTCAACATCACAGACGACAACCGTATCCGTGCTGCTCTTCCTACTCTAAAGAAGATTATTGCCGACGGAGGTAGCCCAATTATTGGTTCACACCTTGGTCGTCCGAAAGGCGTTACCGAAAAATATTCATTGAAACATATCCTTGCCCATGTTTCTGATCTACTTGGGGTTAACGTTCAGTTTGCTAACGACTGTGTTGGCGAAGAAGCTATTACAAAAGCTGCTGCATTGAAACCAGGTGAAGTATTGCTACTTGAAAACCTTCGTTTCTATGCTGAAGAAGAAGGTAAACCAAGAGGTTTGGCGGAAGATGCTTCTGAAGAAGAAAAGAAAGCTGCAAAGAAAGAAGTGAAAGAAAGTCAGAAGAACTTTACAAAAACATTGGCTTCATTGGCCGATTGCTATGTAAATGACGCTTTTGGAACAGCACACCGTGCACACGCTTCTACTGCATTAATCGCTGCTTACTTCGACATCAATAACAAAATGTTTGGCTATTTGATGGAAAAAGAAGTAAAAGCTGTAGAAAAAGTAATGAGCGAAATCAATCGTCCGTTTACTGCTATTATGGGTGGTTCAAAGGTTTCTTCTAAAATTGAAATCATTGAAAACTTACTAGGTAAAGTAGACAACCTTATCATTACCGGAGGTATGACATTTACTTTTACAAAAGCTTTAGGTGGAAAGATTGGTAGTTCAATCTGTGAAGACGACAAATTAGAACTTGCATTGGAACTGTTGGATAAAGCTAAGGCTAACAATGTTAACCTGGTTCTTGCTGTTGATGCAAAAATTGCTGACAAATTCAGCAATGATGCTAATACTGATTTTGTTGATGCAGACGTAATTCCTGACGGATGGCAAGGTCTTGACATCGGTCCTAAGACAGAGGCAATTTATGCAGAAGTTATCAAAAACTCTAAGACAATTCTATGGAATGGTCCAACAGGAGTATTTGAATTTGAAAAATTTGAATCTGGTTCACGTTCTGTAGGCGAAGCTATTGTAGAAGCTACAAAGAACGGAGCTTTCTCTCTTGTAGGTGGAGGCGATTCTGTTGCTTGTGTTAACAAGTTTGGTTTGGCTGATGGAGTTTCTTACGTATCAACTGGTGGCGGTGCTCTTCTTGAAGCTATCGAAGGCAAAGTTCTTCCAGGTATTGAAGCTATCAGAGGTTTCTAA